One window of the Myxococcales bacterium genome contains the following:
- a CDS encoding ferrous iron transport protein A: protein MIVEIQGGYRLRQNLGGLGIHPGDTVEVLQKGHFGGPVLIEIHGVKVAIGLGQVKKIEVEVDEE from the coding sequence ATGATCGTCGAGATCCAAGGCGGATATCGCCTGCGGCAAAACCTTGGCGGTTTGGGCATTCATCCGGGAGACACTGTGGAGGTGCTTCAAAAAGGCCATTTTGGCGGGCCCGTGCTGATCGAGATTCATGGCGTGAAAGTGGCCATCGGCCTGGGTCAAGTAAAAAAGATCGAAGTCGAGGTCGATGAGGAATGA